The following are encoded together in the Streptomyces rapamycinicus NRRL 5491 genome:
- a CDS encoding NAD(P)/FAD-dependent oxidoreductase — MHRAVHQDLPKTADLVVIGAGVVGAAAAWFATLAGLRVVVVDRGAIAGGTSGAGEGNVLVSDKEPGPELELARYSRQVWGEDLGPYGEWWEFEQKGGLVVASTPAALGALRTLAERQRARGVVVREVSGAELPALEPRLTREAAGGALYPQDAQVQPMLAAAHLLRLARRRGAVVRTGTEVVGFLRRRGGRTGVPATAGGRTGVPATPGGGSPATPAGGSPATSAGGSPATPDGGAGAPVTGVRTSHGTVSAPAVLNAAGTWAGAVAGLAGVELPVLPRRGFVLVTEPLPPATVRHKVYAADYVDAVASSDAELQASPVVEGTGGGTVLIGSTRERVGFDRRPSPAAVRALARGAIGLFPMLASVRAMRVYAGFRPYCPDHLPVIGPDPRAPGLWHACGHEGAGIGLAAGTGKLIAQALTGEATDLDLTPFAPERFEEGGADESRGE, encoded by the coding sequence ATGCACCGGGCGGTGCACCAGGACTTGCCGAAGACCGCCGATCTCGTCGTCATCGGCGCCGGAGTCGTCGGCGCGGCCGCCGCCTGGTTCGCCACCCTCGCCGGGCTGCGGGTCGTGGTGGTCGACCGGGGCGCCATCGCGGGCGGCACCTCGGGCGCGGGCGAGGGAAACGTTCTGGTCTCGGACAAGGAGCCGGGCCCGGAGCTGGAGCTCGCGCGGTACTCGCGGCAGGTGTGGGGCGAGGACCTGGGCCCGTACGGCGAGTGGTGGGAGTTCGAGCAGAAGGGCGGGCTGGTGGTCGCCTCCACCCCCGCCGCCCTGGGCGCGCTGCGGACGCTGGCCGAGCGGCAGCGGGCCCGTGGCGTCGTCGTACGTGAGGTGTCCGGGGCCGAACTCCCCGCCCTCGAACCGCGGCTGACCCGCGAGGCCGCCGGGGGCGCGCTGTATCCGCAGGACGCCCAGGTGCAGCCCATGCTGGCGGCGGCCCACCTGCTGCGGCTCGCGCGGCGGCGCGGGGCGGTGGTGCGGACGGGGACGGAGGTGGTGGGGTTCCTCCGGCGGCGCGGAGGGCGTACGGGCGTCCCGGCCACGGCGGGAGGGCGTACGGGCGTCCCGGCCACCCCGGGAGGCGGCTCCCCGGCCACCCCGGCGGGCGGCTCCCCGGCCACCTCGGCGGGCGGCTCCCCGGCCACCCCGGATGGCGGCGCGGGTGCCCCGGTCACCGGCGTACGGACATCCCACGGCACCGTCAGCGCCCCCGCCGTCCTGAACGCGGCGGGCACCTGGGCCGGCGCGGTGGCGGGGCTCGCGGGTGTCGAACTGCCGGTGCTGCCGCGCCGGGGCTTCGTCCTCGTCACCGAACCACTGCCGCCCGCGACCGTACGGCACAAGGTCTACGCGGCCGACTACGTGGACGCCGTGGCCAGTTCGGACGCGGAGCTCCAGGCGTCGCCGGTCGTGGAGGGCACGGGCGGCGGCACGGTACTGATCGGCTCCACCCGGGAGCGGGTCGGCTTCGACCGGCGGCCGTCCCCCGCCGCCGTACGGGCGTTGGCCCGGGGTGCGATCGGGCTGTTCCCGATGCTGGCGTCGGTGCGGGCGATGCGCGTGTACGCGGGCTTCCGGCCGTACTGCCCCGACCATCTGCCGGTCATCGGCCCCGACCCGCGCGCCCCCGGGCTGTGGCACGCCTGCGGCCACGAGGGCGCGGGGATCGGCCTCGCGGCGGGGACGGGGAAGCTGATCGCGCAGGCGCTGACGGGGGAGGCGACGGATCTGGACCTGACGCCGTTCGCGCCCGAACGCTTTGAGGAGGGTGGTGCGGATGAGTCACGCGGGGAGTGA
- a CDS encoding GntR family transcriptional regulator, giving the protein MTGTAPRGRRTSLGPLGKRESLRDRVRNALRAGIISGELAPGAVYSAPALGARFDVSPTPVREAMLDLVKEGLVVSVPNKGFRVTEVSERDLDDLASIRLLIEPPTVREAVPRIPPGDLPALRELAQAIVDAAERGDLIGYIEADRVFHLTLLGYAGNRRLVEVVSELRSQTRLLGLVPLLESGRLGQSAAEHHALLDLVEAGDARGAEAMTHRHIGHVRGLWAGGR; this is encoded by the coding sequence ATGACCGGAACCGCTCCCCGTGGTCGCCGCACCAGCCTCGGGCCGCTCGGCAAGCGCGAAAGCCTGCGCGACCGGGTCAGGAACGCCCTGCGCGCGGGCATCATCTCCGGTGAACTCGCCCCCGGCGCCGTCTACTCGGCGCCCGCCCTCGGCGCCCGCTTCGACGTCTCCCCCACGCCCGTCCGTGAGGCGATGCTCGACCTGGTGAAGGAGGGGCTGGTGGTCTCGGTGCCCAACAAGGGGTTCCGGGTCACCGAGGTCTCCGAGCGGGACCTGGACGACCTGGCGTCCATCCGGCTGCTCATCGAGCCGCCCACCGTACGGGAGGCCGTCCCCCGTATCCCGCCCGGGGACCTGCCCGCGCTGCGGGAGCTGGCCCAGGCCATCGTGGACGCGGCCGAACGCGGCGACCTCATCGGCTATATCGAGGCCGACCGGGTCTTCCATCTCACCCTGCTCGGCTACGCCGGGAACCGGCGGCTGGTGGAGGTGGTCTCCGAACTCCGCTCCCAGACCCGGCTGCTGGGGCTCGTCCCGCTGCTGGAGAGCGGACGGCTCGGCCAGTCGGCGGCCGAACACCACGCTCTGCTCGACCTCGTGGAGGCGGGCGACGCACGCGGCGCCGAGGCCATGACGCATCGCCATATCGGCCATGTGCGCGGGCTGTGGGCGGGTGGCCGATGA
- a CDS encoding proline racemase family protein: MRSRRVLHTVESHTEGMPTRVVTGGVGTLPGATMAERRQWFIEHRDDLRTLLMYEPRGHSAMSGAILQPPTRPDADHGVLFIEVSGVLPMCGHGTIGVATVLVETGMVEVREPVTTIRLDTPAGLVVAEVAVRDGAATSVTIRNVAAFCPATDRTVRVPGFGEVRYDIAFGGNFYAIVELDALGLPFERAAGQELLTAGLKIMDAVNEQDPPHHPERPDITGCRHVYLQAPGSTARHSRHAMAIHPGWFDRSPCGTGTSARMAQLYARGELGLGEEFVNESFIGTRFIGRLLEETTVAGLPAVVPSITGRAWVTGTAQFHLDPEDPFPAGFLV; encoded by the coding sequence GTGAGGTCGCGGCGGGTGTTGCACACCGTGGAGTCCCACACCGAGGGCATGCCCACCCGGGTGGTCACCGGCGGGGTGGGGACGCTCCCGGGCGCGACCATGGCCGAGCGCCGGCAGTGGTTCATCGAGCACCGCGACGATCTGCGCACCCTGCTGATGTACGAGCCGCGCGGCCACTCCGCGATGAGCGGCGCCATCCTCCAGCCGCCGACCCGGCCGGACGCGGATCACGGTGTGCTCTTCATCGAGGTGTCCGGGGTGCTGCCCATGTGCGGGCACGGCACCATCGGCGTGGCCACCGTGCTGGTCGAGACCGGGATGGTCGAGGTGCGGGAGCCGGTCACCACCATCCGCCTGGACACCCCGGCGGGTCTGGTGGTCGCGGAGGTCGCCGTGCGCGACGGGGCCGCCACCTCGGTGACGATCCGGAACGTGGCCGCGTTCTGCCCGGCCACCGACCGTACGGTGCGGGTGCCCGGCTTCGGCGAGGTGCGCTACGACATCGCGTTCGGCGGCAACTTCTACGCCATCGTGGAACTGGACGCCCTCGGGCTGCCCTTCGAGCGGGCGGCCGGGCAGGAACTGCTGACCGCCGGGTTGAAGATCATGGACGCGGTGAACGAGCAGGACCCGCCGCACCACCCCGAGCGGCCGGACATCACCGGCTGCCGCCATGTCTACCTCCAGGCCCCGGGTTCGACGGCGCGCCACTCCCGCCACGCGATGGCCATCCACCCGGGCTGGTTCGACCGCTCCCCCTGCGGGACCGGCACCTCCGCACGGATGGCGCAGCTGTACGCACGCGGTGAGCTGGGCCTCGGCGAGGAGTTCGTGAACGAGTCGTTCATCGGGACGCGGTTCATCGGGCGGCTGCTGGAGGAGACCACGGTGGCGGGGCTGCCCGCCGTCGTGCCCTCGATCACGGGGCGGGCGTGGGTCACCGGCACCGCGCAGTTCCATCTCGACCCCGAGGATCCGTTCCCGGCCGGGTTTCTGGTGTAG
- a CDS encoding dihydrodipicolinate synthase family protein has product MPDLSAPWRGVHVATALPFQDDDELSVDYEGYAAHVRFLAEHGCDGVCPNGSLGEYQTLTDEERARVVRVAVEAAPEGFGVMPGVAAYGALESRRWAEQAGEAGARAVLALPPNSYRADREAVVGHYREVARAGLPVVAYNNPHDTKVDLTPELLAELHGEGLIVAVKEFSGDVRRAYEIAERAPGLDLLIGADDVLLELGLAGAVGWIAGYPNAIPDATVELYRLATSGVGTDLEKALPLYRALHPLLRWDSRTEFVQAIKASMDLAGLRGGSCRPPRSRLAGEVAARVVRETETVLALGYR; this is encoded by the coding sequence ATGCCCGATCTCTCCGCTCCCTGGCGTGGCGTTCATGTCGCCACGGCGCTTCCGTTCCAGGACGATGACGAACTGTCGGTCGACTACGAGGGTTACGCCGCCCATGTGCGGTTTCTCGCCGAGCACGGCTGTGACGGGGTCTGCCCCAATGGGTCGTTGGGGGAGTACCAGACCCTGACGGACGAGGAGCGGGCGCGGGTGGTGCGGGTGGCGGTGGAGGCGGCGCCCGAGGGGTTCGGGGTGATGCCGGGGGTGGCGGCGTACGGGGCGCTGGAGAGCCGGCGGTGGGCGGAGCAGGCGGGGGAGGCGGGGGCGCGGGCGGTGCTGGCGCTGCCGCCGAACAGCTACCGCGCCGACCGGGAGGCCGTGGTCGGCCACTACCGCGAGGTGGCGCGCGCCGGGCTGCCGGTGGTGGCGTACAACAACCCCCATGACACCAAGGTCGACCTGACCCCGGAGCTCCTGGCCGAGCTGCACGGGGAGGGGCTGATCGTCGCGGTCAAGGAGTTCAGCGGGGATGTGCGGCGGGCGTACGAGATCGCCGAGCGCGCCCCCGGTCTTGATCTGCTGATCGGCGCCGATGACGTGCTGCTGGAGCTGGGGCTCGCCGGGGCCGTGGGGTGGATCGCCGGGTATCCGAACGCGATTCCCGACGCCACCGTGGAGCTGTACCGGCTCGCCACCTCGGGTGTGGGCACGGATCTGGAGAAGGCGCTGCCGCTGTACCGCGCGCTGCATCCGCTGCTGCGCTGGGACTCCAGGACCGAGTTCGTCCAGGCCATCAAGGCGTCCATGGATCTGGCCGGGCTGCGCGGCGGATCCTGCCGCCCGCCGCGTTCGCGGCTGGCCGGGGAGGTGGCGGCGCGCGTCGTCCGGGAGACCGAGACGGTGCTCGCGCTGGGGTACCGGTGA
- a CDS encoding cellulose-binding domain-containing protein: MPDHSSPRESPGDGSPTRRGVPEAPGEDVDGAASATALLGAYWDAVADYAELCTTTPEDGMRLATEAFRRGIRETRNRRTRGFGKRLPWLPLFLTAVRKTAAEWDAHRHGDRLNPELRTWLASDLAARFAAPPRDQPLALRALRDLPEADGELLWLVEVEARSTEAVARQLGYDPEYATEEIARVRAAFRERCQRAHVDTLTDEECRSYAKLLDAATRAPDSPSPADLWQHLARCRTCRDAATCMYVDGAGLPGALAGGVIGWAAHLYLKRRRALAERAPGTTPSARAAAPTAHAVRAPLWERLRDRVLDVVGARRSRRAGGVEGRAGAGGRAGAGGARSGGHRVVRGRAARRRLRRARTAVILAVIAVVALAALVAMTRTAADSDNRTGGSMGPEVTPGSLAPATSSPYNPGAPASPSPSKSKGGQGGKGSGKGHQKKPGRSPAPSSSSAKGDSGSASGHGGKPPSDDREPGGDADCTARFQLVNEWPDGFKAAVTLTSRESLNDWRVTWTFRDSQRVTQMWDGEFTQHGSKVTATSADYNKRVKAGGSLSMGFLGSWSDGNRPPGSFTLNGRPCAD, encoded by the coding sequence ATGCCCGACCACTCATCTCCCAGGGAATCGCCCGGGGACGGCTCCCCGACGCGCCGCGGGGTCCCCGAGGCGCCCGGCGAGGATGTCGATGGCGCGGCCTCCGCTACGGCTTTGCTGGGCGCGTACTGGGACGCGGTCGCCGATTACGCGGAGCTGTGCACCACCACCCCGGAAGACGGGATGCGGCTCGCCACCGAGGCGTTCCGGCGGGGCATCCGGGAGACCCGCAACCGCCGCACCCGGGGCTTCGGCAAGCGCCTCCCGTGGCTTCCGCTGTTTCTGACCGCCGTGCGGAAGACCGCCGCCGAATGGGACGCCCATCGGCACGGGGACCGGCTCAACCCGGAGTTGCGGACCTGGCTGGCCTCCGACCTCGCCGCCCGGTTCGCCGCACCGCCCCGCGACCAGCCGCTCGCCCTGCGCGCGCTGCGCGACCTGCCGGAGGCGGACGGGGAGCTGCTGTGGCTGGTCGAGGTGGAGGCGCGGTCCACGGAGGCGGTGGCCCGGCAGCTGGGGTACGACCCGGAGTACGCCACCGAGGAGATCGCCCGGGTCCGCGCGGCCTTCCGCGAACGGTGTCAGCGCGCCCATGTGGACACCCTCACCGACGAGGAGTGCCGCAGCTACGCCAAGCTGCTGGACGCCGCCACCCGGGCGCCCGACTCGCCCTCGCCCGCCGACCTGTGGCAGCACCTCGCCCGTTGCCGGACCTGCCGGGACGCCGCCACCTGCATGTATGTGGACGGCGCCGGGCTGCCCGGCGCGCTGGCGGGCGGGGTCATCGGCTGGGCCGCGCACCTCTACCTCAAGCGGCGCCGCGCGCTCGCCGAGCGGGCCCCCGGCACCACGCCGAGCGCCCGCGCCGCCGCGCCCACCGCGCACGCGGTCCGCGCCCCGCTGTGGGAGCGGCTGCGCGACCGGGTCCTGGACGTGGTCGGGGCGCGGCGGAGCAGACGGGCCGGTGGCGTGGAGGGCAGAGCCGGGGCGGGTGGCAGAGCCGGTGCGGGCGGGGCTCGTTCCGGGGGGCACCGGGTCGTCCGGGGCCGCGCCGCCCGCCGCCGGTTACGCAGAGCCCGTACGGCGGTCATCCTGGCGGTGATCGCCGTGGTCGCCCTCGCCGCACTGGTCGCGATGACCAGAACCGCCGCCGACTCCGACAACCGCACCGGCGGCTCCATGGGCCCCGAGGTGACCCCCGGCAGCCTGGCCCCCGCCACCTCCTCGCCGTACAACCCCGGCGCCCCCGCCTCCCCCAGCCCCTCGAAGAGCAAGGGCGGGCAGGGCGGGAAGGGCTCCGGCAAGGGGCACCAGAAGAAGCCCGGGCGCTCCCCCGCCCCGTCCTCCTCGTCCGCCAAGGGCGACTCCGGCTCCGCGTCCGGCCACGGCGGCAAACCGCCCTCCGACGACCGGGAGCCCGGCGGCGACGCCGACTGCACGGCCCGTTTCCAGCTGGTCAACGAATGGCCCGACGGCTTCAAGGCCGCCGTCACCCTCACCTCCCGCGAATCCCTCAACGACTGGCGGGTCACCTGGACCTTCCGCGACTCCCAGCGGGTGACGCAGATGTGGGACGGGGAGTTCACCCAGCACGGCTCGAAGGTGACCGCCACCTCGGCCGACTACAACAAGCGGGTCAAGGCCGGTGGCTCCCTCTCCATGGGCTTCCTCGGCTCCTGGAGCGACGGCAACCGGCCGCCCGGCTCCTTCACCCTGAACGGCCGCCCCTGCGCGGACTGA
- a CDS encoding response regulator transcription factor, which translates to MAGTGSGRVLVTDDDAAIRRSLERGLRLNGFAVTLADGGHAALAALRDGAPDVVVLDISMPDLSGIEVCRSLRADGNDVPVLMLSALDEVADRVAGLQAGGDDYLVKPFALQELVLRLHALLRRRPPAATDRVRAGALEMVPEAREAWLDGVELRLTRREFELLDVFARNAGIVLTRDQLLDRVWGYDFDVRTDAVDTFVSYLRRKLEAGGRPRMLHTVRGVGFVLRPAEAP; encoded by the coding sequence ATGGCAGGCACGGGCAGCGGTCGCGTCCTGGTGACGGATGACGACGCGGCCATCCGGCGGTCCCTGGAGCGCGGGCTGCGGCTCAACGGATTCGCCGTGACCCTCGCGGACGGCGGCCACGCCGCGCTGGCCGCGCTGCGCGACGGGGCGCCCGATGTGGTGGTCCTGGACATCTCCATGCCGGACCTGAGCGGGATCGAGGTGTGCCGCAGCCTGCGCGCGGACGGCAATGACGTGCCCGTCCTGATGCTGTCGGCGCTCGACGAGGTGGCCGACCGGGTGGCCGGGCTCCAGGCCGGGGGCGACGACTACCTCGTCAAGCCCTTCGCGCTCCAGGAGCTGGTGCTGCGGCTGCACGCCCTGCTGCGCCGCCGTCCGCCCGCCGCCACCGACCGGGTGCGGGCCGGTGCGCTGGAGATGGTGCCGGAGGCCCGGGAGGCATGGCTGGACGGGGTGGAGCTGCGGCTCACCCGGCGCGAGTTCGAACTGCTGGACGTGTTCGCCCGCAACGCCGGGATCGTGCTCACCCGCGATCAGCTGCTGGATCGCGTCTGGGGCTATGACTTCGACGTCCGTACGGACGCCGTGGACACCTTTGTCAGCTATCTGCGCCGCAAACTGGAGGCGGGCGGCCGGCCGCGGATGCTGCACACGGTGCGCGGCGTGGGGTTCGTCCTGCGGCCCGCCGAGGCGCCGTAA
- a CDS encoding aldehyde dehydrogenase family protein, which yields MAALDALGPKGPYRSRHRLTVSDVTGAPMAGLSLVPRLFVTRALAALRAAGTLPLEERLAALKRAGELFATGTVAGMSAEAYEGAVCRMSGTPLANVRIAVEAIRLSATEAYRSVQAARPVGAVGDWRDPYARGGTAVWIRRGDVFAVHAAGNHPAVHALWLEALALGYRVAVRPSRREPLTPYRLVSAVREAGFGTDQVVLLPTDHDAAGEILHGADLSMVYGGQEVIDRYAADPTVLPNGPGRSKILITADREWRDHLDVVVDSIARHGGTACVNATAVLVEGDPAPVAEALAERLAALPSLPPQDEKAVLPVHPLEVARGFERLLLGKAAGARAWLGGDGVVADLGDGSAALRPAVFQLDDPRDARLGVELSFPCVWVAPWTREAGVAALRDSLVVTALTGDEALLDGLLAEPSIKNLYIGDHPTHWIAPGIPHDAYLGEFLMRTKAVIRG from the coding sequence CTGGCCGCCCTGGACGCGCTCGGGCCCAAGGGGCCCTACCGCTCCCGCCACCGCCTCACCGTCAGCGATGTCACCGGCGCGCCGATGGCCGGACTCTCCCTGGTGCCCCGGCTGTTCGTCACCCGGGCGCTGGCCGCCCTGCGCGCCGCCGGAACCCTGCCGCTGGAGGAGCGGCTGGCCGCGCTGAAGCGGGCGGGGGAGCTGTTCGCCACCGGCACCGTGGCCGGGATGTCGGCCGAGGCGTACGAGGGCGCGGTGTGCCGCATGTCGGGCACCCCGCTCGCCAATGTGCGGATCGCCGTGGAGGCGATACGGCTCAGCGCCACCGAGGCGTACCGCAGCGTCCAGGCGGCCCGCCCGGTGGGGGCGGTGGGCGACTGGCGCGATCCGTACGCCCGCGGCGGCACCGCGGTGTGGATCCGGCGCGGCGACGTCTTCGCGGTGCACGCCGCCGGCAACCACCCCGCCGTGCACGCCCTGTGGCTGGAGGCGCTGGCGCTGGGCTACCGGGTGGCCGTACGCCCCTCCCGCCGTGAGCCGCTCACCCCGTACCGGCTGGTCAGCGCGGTGCGCGAGGCGGGGTTCGGGACGGATCAGGTGGTGCTGCTGCCCACCGACCACGACGCGGCGGGCGAGATCCTGCACGGCGCGGACCTCTCCATGGTCTACGGCGGGCAGGAGGTCATCGACCGCTACGCCGCCGATCCGACCGTGCTGCCCAACGGGCCCGGCCGCTCCAAGATCCTGATCACCGCCGACCGGGAGTGGCGCGACCACCTCGATGTCGTCGTCGACTCCATCGCCCGCCACGGCGGCACCGCGTGCGTCAACGCCACCGCCGTCCTCGTCGAGGGCGATCCGGCGCCGGTCGCCGAGGCGCTGGCGGAGCGGCTCGCCGCCCTCCCCAGCCTGCCGCCGCAGGACGAGAAGGCGGTGCTGCCGGTCCATCCGCTCGAGGTCGCGCGCGGCTTCGAGCGCCTGCTGCTCGGCAAGGCCGCGGGCGCCCGCGCGTGGCTGGGCGGCGACGGCGTGGTGGCCGACCTCGGCGACGGCAGCGCCGCCCTGCGCCCCGCCGTCTTCCAGCTCGACGATCCGCGGGACGCGCGGCTGGGCGTGGAGCTGTCGTTCCCCTGCGTCTGGGTGGCCCCCTGGACGCGGGAGGCGGGCGTCGCCGCGCTCCGGGACAGCCTGGTGGTCACGGCGCTCACCGGGGACGAGGCGCTGCTGGACGGGCTGCTCGCCGAGCCGTCCATCAAGAACCTCTACATCGGCGACCATCCCACCCACTGGATCGCGCCGGGCATCCCGCACGACGCGTATCTCGGCGAGTTCCTGATGCGTACGAAGGCCGTCATCCGCGGCTGA
- a CDS encoding AMP-binding protein gives MPTASLSVLDIPFDERPDPDEYIRAAMEWHFGPDTGSPFWLRKAETLDFDPRRDVKGVADLALFPNVTGELRDVPVRDLIPQGYGADARIVGVFESGGTTGAPKRIVCLRDWLDRLTHGLSADLDGLGVPRGVDWVAIAPSGPHMVGEMVAGAAARHGGLMFRVDMDPRWVKKLISAGKAEETDAYVNHLVEQAAYVLRTQDIGVLMTTPPLLERLARHDDLIELIGEKVKGIMWGGAHMDADTRDLLRTEVFPGCELYGTYGNTMILGGATERLGLGPDEPCVFDPRTPFVTFSVVDPASGRPVPYGERGQVVMNHVSKSALLPNNLERDLAIRVPPPEGAVGDSVADVGPVAMFDDEVVIEGVY, from the coding sequence GTGCCGACAGCTTCCCTTTCGGTGCTCGACATCCCCTTCGACGAGCGCCCCGACCCCGATGAGTACATCCGCGCCGCCATGGAGTGGCACTTCGGCCCGGACACCGGCTCCCCGTTCTGGCTGCGGAAGGCGGAGACGCTGGACTTCGATCCGCGGCGGGACGTCAAGGGCGTCGCCGATCTCGCGCTCTTCCCCAATGTCACCGGCGAGTTGCGCGACGTACCGGTGCGCGATCTGATCCCCCAGGGCTACGGCGCCGACGCCCGGATCGTCGGGGTCTTCGAAAGCGGCGGCACCACCGGCGCCCCCAAGCGGATCGTGTGTCTGCGCGACTGGCTGGACCGCCTCACCCACGGGCTGAGCGCCGACCTCGACGGGCTCGGCGTCCCGCGCGGGGTGGACTGGGTCGCCATCGCCCCCAGCGGCCCCCATATGGTCGGCGAGATGGTCGCGGGCGCGGCCGCCCGGCACGGTGGGCTGATGTTCCGCGTCGACATGGATCCGCGGTGGGTGAAGAAGCTGATCTCCGCCGGGAAGGCCGAGGAGACCGACGCCTATGTGAACCACCTGGTGGAGCAGGCGGCGTACGTCCTGCGCACCCAGGACATCGGGGTGCTGATGACCACCCCGCCGCTGCTGGAGCGGCTGGCCCGGCACGACGACCTCATCGAACTGATCGGGGAGAAGGTCAAGGGCATCATGTGGGGCGGCGCCCATATGGACGCCGACACCCGCGATCTGCTGCGCACCGAGGTCTTCCCCGGCTGTGAGCTGTACGGCACCTACGGCAACACCATGATCCTCGGCGGTGCCACCGAGCGGCTGGGGCTCGGCCCGGACGAGCCGTGCGTCTTCGATCCGCGTACGCCGTTCGTCACCTTCTCGGTGGTGGACCCGGCGAGCGGGCGGCCGGTGCCGTACGGCGAGCGCGGCCAGGTGGTGATGAACCACGTCAGCAAGTCCGCCCTGCTGCCCAACAACCTCGAGCGGGATCTGGCGATCCGCGTCCCGCCGCCGGAGGGCGCGGTCGGGGACTCGGTGGCCGATGTGGGCCCGGTGGCGATGTTCGACGACGAGGTCGTGATCGAGGGCGTCTACTGA
- a CDS encoding DUF3105 domain-containing protein, translated as MGSKESKTKGAAADRRAKIEELRRAEKARERRYRIITITSVTVIVAGLAVGGYFLVDASDKKEKKEAKVTSSVVKTGEFKGMKTWKNLGRTHVQGSVKYAMSPPVGGNHNQVWQNCNGDVYTKPLTKENAVHSLEHGAVWVTYTDKASKEDVATLSARVKKTPYSLMSPYQEQDAPIVLNAWGNQLDVEKASDPRVADFFKKFVQGKQTPEPGAYCTNGKTS; from the coding sequence ATGGGCTCCAAGGAATCGAAGACGAAGGGTGCGGCGGCCGACCGCCGCGCGAAGATAGAGGAGTTGCGCCGCGCCGAGAAGGCGCGCGAGCGCCGGTACCGGATCATCACCATCACCTCGGTCACGGTGATCGTCGCCGGACTGGCCGTCGGGGGCTACTTCCTCGTCGACGCGAGCGACAAGAAGGAGAAGAAGGAGGCCAAGGTCACCTCGTCGGTCGTGAAGACCGGCGAGTTCAAGGGCATGAAGACCTGGAAGAACCTGGGCCGGACGCATGTCCAGGGCTCGGTGAAGTACGCGATGTCGCCGCCGGTCGGCGGAAACCACAACCAGGTCTGGCAGAACTGCAACGGCGATGTCTACACCAAGCCGCTGACCAAGGAGAACGCGGTGCACTCGCTGGAGCACGGCGCGGTGTGGGTGACCTACACCGACAAGGCGTCGAAGGAGGACGTCGCCACCCTCTCGGCGCGGGTCAAGAAGACCCCGTACTCGTTGATGAGCCCCTACCAGGAGCAGGACGCGCCGATCGTCCTCAACGCCTGGGGCAATCAGCTCGACGTCGAGAAGGCGTCCGACCCGCGGGTGGCCGACTTCTTCAAGAAGTTCGTCCAGGGCAAGCAGACGCCCGAGCCCGGCGCCTACTGCACCAACGGGAAGACTTCGTGA
- a CDS encoding DUF305 domain-containing protein gives MSDGTAVGRASRQPLVAGIAAALALLTLVAVAVLWLTSDRSEGSTDTGTPKDTSAEAGFARDMSVHHQQAVEMSFIVRDRTDDDEVRRLAFDIASTQATQAGMLQGWLDMWGLDKTSEDPPMTWMKHASSDGMEGMDHGSMKGMGSTYKPHDGSLMPGMATNSQLDELRKAKGKAAEVLYLKLMTAHHKGGVDMAKGAVELVKDSTEKHLARTMVQGQQSEIQLMADMLKARGASSS, from the coding sequence GTGAGCGACGGGACCGCCGTCGGCCGCGCCTCCCGCCAGCCGCTGGTGGCGGGGATCGCCGCCGCCCTCGCCCTGCTGACGCTGGTTGCGGTGGCGGTGCTGTGGCTGACGAGCGACCGCTCGGAGGGCTCGACCGACACGGGGACGCCGAAGGACACCTCGGCCGAGGCCGGTTTCGCCCGCGACATGTCCGTCCACCATCAGCAGGCGGTGGAGATGTCGTTCATCGTGCGCGACCGCACCGACGACGACGAGGTGCGACGGCTGGCGTTCGACATCGCCAGCACCCAGGCCACCCAGGCCGGGATGCTCCAGGGCTGGCTGGACATGTGGGGGCTGGACAAGACGTCCGAGGATCCGCCGATGACGTGGATGAAGCACGCGTCGTCGGACGGCATGGAGGGCATGGACCACGGCTCGATGAAGGGCATGGGCTCCACGTACAAGCCGCACGACGGCTCGCTCATGCCGGGCATGGCCACCAACAGCCAGCTCGACGAGTTGCGCAAGGCCAAGGGCAAGGCGGCCGAGGTGCTCTACCTGAAGCTGATGACGGCCCATCACAAGGGCGGCGTCGACATGGCGAAGGGCGCGGTCGAGCTGGTCAAGGACTCGACCGAGAAGCACCTGGCCCGGACGATGGTCCAGGGCCAGCAGTCGGAGATCCAGCTGATGGCCGACATGCTCAAGGCACGCGGCGCGTCCTCCTCCTGA